One window from the genome of Carassius carassius chromosome 15, fCarCar2.1, whole genome shotgun sequence encodes:
- the fabp10a gene encoding fatty acid-binding protein 10-A, liver basic: protein MNVSSHCVELLPAVRSAADMAFSGTWQVYVQENYEEFLRAISLPEDVIKMAKDVKPVTEIHQNGNDFTITSKTPGKTVTNSFTVGKEAEITTMDGKKLKCIVRLEGGKLVCQTDRFSHIQEIKGGEMVETLTVGGTTMIRRSKKM, encoded by the exons ATGAACGTCTCCTCACATTGTGTTGAGCTCTTGCCAGCGGTGCGATCAGCAGCAGACATGGCCTTCAGCGGAACGTGGCAGGTTTATGTGCAGGAGAACTACGAGGAGTTTCTGAGAGCCATCT CTCTGCCAGAAGATGTCATTAAAATGGCCAAGGATGTTAAACCAGTGACTGAAATCCATCAAAATGGCAACGACTTCACCATCACATCCAAAACCCCTGGAAAAACCGTCACAAACTCCTTCACCGTCGGCAAGGAAGCTGAAATCACCACCATGGACGGCAAGAAACTCAAG TGCATTGTCAGACTGGAGGGAGGGAAGCTGGTGTGTCAGACCGATCGGTTCTCTCACATCCAGGAGATCAAGGGAGGAGAGATGGTGGAG ACCCTGACAGTAGGAGGAACCACCATGATCAGGAGGAGCAAAAAGATGTGA
- the srsf10a gene encoding serine/arginine-rich splicing factor 10 isoform X1, producing the protein MARYMRPPNTSLFIRNISDDSRPEDLRREFGRYGPIVDVYVPVDFYSRRPRGFAYVQFEDVRDAEDALHNLDRKWICGRQIEIQFAQGDRKTPGQMKSKEKRSPRSDSRYDDYERDGRRRRSRSRSYGRSRSRSPSYERRPRRSGSPRDSRSHGRHRRSRSRENDRHRSRDHGHRRHRSASRSPSRDSKYKSKSRRSRSRSRSASPRAEELQVSTGSREEEPHVRSASRSPSRSRSRSRSWAGCKSGGR; encoded by the exons atggcGAGATACATGCGACCTCCAAACACGTCTCTGTTCATCAGAAACATCTCCGATGACAGCAG GCCAGAGGATTTGCGTCGTGAGTTTGGTCGTTACGGACCTATAGTAGATGTCTACGTTCCTGTTGACTTCTATTCACGGCGACCAAGAGGATTTGCATACGTACA GTTCGAGGACGTCCGAGACGCAGAGGATGCGCTGCACAACCTGGACAGGAAGTGGATCTGTGGACGGCAGATCGAGATTCAGTTTGCTCAAGGAGACAGGAAGA CTCCTGGTCAGATGAAATCCAAAGAGAAGCGCTCTCCTCGCAGCGACTCGCGGTATGATGACTATGAGCGCGACGGCCGGCGCAGACGCTCACGCAGCCGCAGTTATGGCAGAAGCAGATCTCGCAGTCCTTCATACGAACGCCGCCCGCGCAGATCAGGAAGCCCCAGAGA TTCTCGGTCGCACGGCAGACACCGGAGGAGCAGAAGTCGTGAGAATGACAG acacaggtcacgtgATCACGGCCACAGACGCCACCGATCAGCCTCGCGATCTCCTTCACGTGACTCCAAATACAAGTCCAAGAGCCGGCGCTCTCGCTCCCGGTCCAGATCGGCTAGTCCTCGGGCGGAAGAGCTGCAGGTGTCGACCGGATCCCGTGAGGAAGAGCCCCACGTCCGCTCTGCCTCCCGCTCACCGTCCCGTTCCCGCTCGCGCTCCAGATCCTGGGCCGGATGCAAGTCTGGAGGCCGCTAG
- the srsf10a gene encoding serine/arginine-rich splicing factor 10 isoform X2 yields MQSLNLISMFEDVRDAEDALHNLDRKWICGRQIEIQFAQGDRKTPGQMKSKEKRSPRSDSRYDDYERDGRRRRSRSRSYGRSRSRSPSYERRPRRSGSPRDSRSHGRHRRSRSRENDRHRSRDHGHRRHRSASRSPSRDSKYKSKSRRSRSRSRSASPRAEELQVSTGSREEEPHVRSASRSPSRSRSRSRSWAGCKSGGR; encoded by the exons ATGCAAAGCCTTAACCTCATCAGCATGTTCGAGGACGTCCGAGACGCAGAGGATGCGCTGCACAACCTGGACAGGAAGTGGATCTGTGGACGGCAGATCGAGATTCAGTTTGCTCAAGGAGACAGGAAGA CTCCTGGTCAGATGAAATCCAAAGAGAAGCGCTCTCCTCGCAGCGACTCGCGGTATGATGACTATGAGCGCGACGGCCGGCGCAGACGCTCACGCAGCCGCAGTTATGGCAGAAGCAGATCTCGCAGTCCTTCATACGAACGCCGCCCGCGCAGATCAGGAAGCCCCAGAGA TTCTCGGTCGCACGGCAGACACCGGAGGAGCAGAAGTCGTGAGAATGACAG acacaggtcacgtgATCACGGCCACAGACGCCACCGATCAGCCTCGCGATCTCCTTCACGTGACTCCAAATACAAGTCCAAGAGCCGGCGCTCTCGCTCCCGGTCCAGATCGGCTAGTCCTCGGGCGGAAGAGCTGCAGGTGTCGACCGGATCCCGTGAGGAAGAGCCCCACGTCCGCTCTGCCTCCCGCTCACCGTCCCGTTCCCGCTCGCGCTCCAGATCCTGGGCCGGATGCAAGTCTGGAGGCCGCTAG